The following proteins are co-located in the bacterium genome:
- a CDS encoding RedB protein, which translates to MASRRAGAGLDRRRRDLARRRRLGHHVRLWEHAFVPGAPATAPAAWPAASRLTRDPARATLVLLAHPGCPCTRTTLDELEDLLARLPRPPHAFVVALAAATPPDGWTSDALRARAATIPGVTVVQDVDGAEARRFGAQTSGQVLVYDAAGALRFCGGLTPARGHASDRPARATLAARLASPTATPLHAPV; encoded by the coding sequence ATGGCGTCGCGCCGCGCAGGCGCTGGGCTGGACCGTCGCCGGCGCGATCTGGCTCGCCGCCGTCGCCTGGGGCACCACGTCCGTCTCTGGGAGCACGCGTTCGTCCCCGGTGCGCCGGCGACGGCGCCCGCCGCCTGGCCGGCCGCATCGCGCCTGACGCGCGATCCGGCCCGCGCCACGCTGGTCCTGCTCGCGCATCCGGGGTGCCCATGTACGCGCACCACGCTCGACGAGCTCGAGGATCTCCTGGCGCGTCTCCCGCGCCCGCCGCACGCGTTCGTAGTCGCGCTCGCGGCGGCGACGCCGCCCGACGGCTGGACGTCGGACGCGCTGCGCGCCCGCGCCGCCACGATCCCGGGCGTCACGGTCGTGCAGGACGTCGACGGCGCCGAGGCGCGGCGCTTCGGCGCGCAGACGTCCGGGCAGGTGCTCGTGTACGACGCAGCCGGCGCGCTGCGCTTCTGCGGCGGCCTCACCCCCGCGCGCGGCCATGCGAGCGACCGTCCCGCCCGCGCGACGCTGGCCGCGCGGCTCGCGTCGCCGACGGCGACGCCGCTGCACGCGCCCGTCTGA
- a CDS encoding response regulator, with translation MEEVAGLLGAGAARKGLELACDLPAGTSIHLRGDPGRLRQILTNLGGNAVKFTHEGEVVLAAEVLEETREALRLRLSVRDTGIGIPPDRQAMIFESFTQADGSMTRRYGGTGLGLMISRQLAELMGGTMDVTSTPGAGSTFHVELTLAKKPQPAIAPPPPAVALAGLRVLVVDDNETNRRVLQGHCRAWGAQVDAVDSGSAALQALREAAEPYGLVLLDMQMPDIDGEQTMRAIRCDPRFADLPVVLLASMGQCLSAEARAMGFAAALTKPVRQPHLLKALTAVVARPEPAPRPAAPSAAAADAATPLGLRVLLAEDNPVNQQVALAMLRRWGCRVDAVGNGREAVEALGRAPYDVVLMDVQMPEVDGLSATAAIRVREHAGGGHVPIVALTAHAMPEDRERCLGAGMDHYVAKPTKWSELLAILVPLAAARRDDGSGLAAAAS, from the coding sequence ATGGAGGAGGTAGCCGGCCTGCTCGGCGCCGGCGCCGCGCGCAAGGGACTGGAGCTCGCCTGCGACCTTCCCGCGGGGACGTCCATCCACCTGCGCGGCGATCCGGGACGCCTGCGGCAGATTCTCACCAACCTCGGCGGCAACGCGGTCAAGTTCACGCACGAAGGCGAGGTCGTGCTGGCGGCCGAGGTGCTCGAGGAGACGCGGGAGGCGCTGCGCCTGCGGCTCTCGGTGCGCGACACCGGCATCGGCATCCCGCCCGACCGCCAGGCGATGATCTTCGAGAGCTTCACGCAAGCCGACGGCAGCATGACCCGCCGCTACGGCGGCACCGGCCTCGGCCTCATGATCAGCCGTCAGCTCGCCGAGCTGATGGGCGGCACGATGGACGTCACCAGCACGCCCGGCGCCGGCAGCACCTTCCACGTCGAGCTGACGCTCGCGAAAAAGCCGCAGCCGGCGATCGCGCCGCCGCCGCCGGCCGTGGCGCTCGCGGGCCTGCGCGTCCTCGTGGTCGACGACAACGAGACCAACCGCCGTGTGCTCCAGGGCCACTGCCGCGCCTGGGGCGCCCAGGTCGACGCCGTCGACTCGGGCAGCGCCGCGCTGCAGGCGCTGCGCGAGGCCGCCGAGCCCTATGGGCTCGTCCTCCTCGACATGCAGATGCCCGACATCGACGGCGAGCAGACCATGCGCGCGATCCGCTGCGACCCACGCTTCGCCGACCTGCCCGTCGTGCTGCTGGCGTCGATGGGCCAGTGTCTCTCCGCCGAGGCGCGCGCGATGGGCTTCGCCGCGGCGCTGACGAAGCCCGTCCGCCAGCCGCACCTCCTGAAGGCGCTGACGGCCGTCGTCGCGCGGCCCGAGCCGGCGCCGCGCCCGGCCGCCCCGAGCGCCGCCGCCGCGGACGCGGCGACGCCGCTCGGCCTCCGCGTCCTCCTCGCGGAGGACAATCCCGTGAACCAGCAGGTCGCGCTGGCGATGCTGCGGCGCTGGGGCTGCCGCGTCGACGCCGTCGGCAACGGCCGCGAGGCCGTCGAGGCCCTCGGCCGGGCGCCGTACGACGTCGTCCTGATGGACGTGCAGATGCCCGAGGTGGACGGCCTCTCGGCCACCGCCGCGATCCGCGTCCGCGAGCACGCCGGCGGCGGCCACGTCCCGATCGTCGCGCTCACCGCCCACGCGATGCCGGAGGACCGCGAGCGCTGCCTCGGCGCGGGCATGGACCACTACGTCGCCAAGCCGACCAAGTGGAGCGAGCTGCTGGCGATCCTCGTGCCGCTGGCGGCGGCGCGCCGGGACGACGGCTCCGGGCTCGCGGCCGCAGCGTCCTGA